TATTAACTTACATGCATATAGCACAGCAAAGCCCCATAACTCTTTCATaattcagaaaagaaaaagggaaaaaaaaaaaaaagaaaagatggaaagaCAAAAAAGCTTCCACTGTGATTAGGCTTTTGGGTCTTGGTCTGCCTTCATAGGAGGTTCTGGAATTGGCATGCTAATGGCGACAGAAGAGAGCTTCTTAGCTTCTGCTTTCTGCATTTCAATATCATTTGTTTGGATGTCTTCGATTATAGACAGCCCATTGCTGTTGCCCTGAGCGCCTTTTATGGCTTCGGGTATCTCCTCCTCCTGCTTCTTCTCCAAGTTCTCCTTGTACTTTCCCCATAGAACTGAGTAAAGGCCAGCAACAATCAAGATGGCCCCAAGAACACTGCAGCCATGATGACAAGCGAAAAAGCTTTATATGATCAGTACAGAGGTCGATTAACAGCAAAAAATCATTGGACAAAATGGGAAAATACTTGGAAGATTCCTAAACCTATTAGTGGGAGGGGTGGTTCATAATTCATTAAAGATTCTAGTACTGGGAATGGGGAATTTCATTGTAGATTAGGATTCTGTAGTGGAGGAGAAGCTAAAATGAGATAAACAAGAGAAGCCAAAATTATACCCTCCAAGGAATATCTTTTCTGCGAGGATGAAGGAGCCCATGATGGCTACAATGATCATCATCAAAGGGCTAAAAGCAGTAGCAAACACAGGGCCTCTTGACTTTATCACCAATCCTTGGACATAGTATGAAATACTTGATGTCACAATACCCTACACATggaaaaataaacatatattcagagaaaaagagagagagagagagagagagagagagagagagagagagagagagagataccGCATAGGCAGCTGCAAGGAGATTCATGTCCCAGCCAATTGTCCAAACAGAGGTTTTATGTTCCATAACAAAGGTGACAGCAATGGCTTGTAGAGTGCCAATAAAGCAAATAAGGGTAGTGAGAGAGAGCTGATGGTGCTTGTATGTCTTCAATGCTTGCGCCTGGTGATCAATGAAACAGaacaaataaagttaaatctaTGGGAAATCAAACATGTACagcttgtttttcttcttttatcttcTGGTCCCATACTTGTTAACCAATTAAATTACCTGTAAAACGAACAAAGAAGCCCAGGCAAGTGTTGCAATGATGACGAAGATTGACCCCATGAACCAGTCTTTGTCGGTAGAAGTGGTGCCCGAACCCACCGATTTGGGAGTATGGATGTGCTTAGTCCACACCATCTCCATGATGGGTCCCTTGTACAAGGTCATCACCATTGCCCCAGCCACTGTCACAGTAGTCCCAACAACCTTTGCTTGGCACCTTACTCTCTTCATGTCTATTTTCTCCATTCTTTTCAATTCCATCATGTCAAACATGTTACCAAATTAGCCCATGTGATCAATACACCAAACCCcgaaaaataaaatgatcacAGCGATCATGACGATGATGATTATATATTGAGATTGATAATCGTACCGGAATATGACCGCCATGACGAATGTCATGGCCGGAAGCATGTTGCTCATTGCGCATGAGAAGGTCGGGGAAGTCAGCTTCAAACCAGCATAATAAAAGTTCTGGTCGATCACAGGCCTATCAATCCAAACAAACTTGCTTTGATCAGATTGAATATCTAGGCAAGAGCTTGATTGACGTGTCTGCATATTTGCAATAatgcatgaaaaagaaaaggaaaaaaatttaaggagaCTAACCCAAGAAGAGCCAAAACAAATATTTGCATGAAAACGCGGAATGTTATCTTTGGTTGCGCCTTcctggaataaaa
This DNA window, taken from Vitis riparia cultivar Riparia Gloire de Montpellier isolate 1030 chromosome 13, EGFV_Vit.rip_1.0, whole genome shotgun sequence, encodes the following:
- the LOC117927735 gene encoding WAT1-related protein At5g07050; the protein is MELKRCCGGFLHSSKPYLAMISLQFGYAGMNIITKVSLNHGMSHYVLVVYRHAFATAVIAPFAIFLERKAQPKITFRVFMQIFVLALLGPVIDQNFYYAGLKLTSPTFSCAMSNMLPAMTFVMAVIFRMEKIDMKRVRCQAKVVGTTVTVAGAMVMTLYKGPIMEMVWTKHIHTPKSVGSGTTSTDKDWFMGSIFVIIATLAWASLFVLQAQALKTYKHHQLSLTTLICFIGTLQAIAVTFVMEHKTSVWTIGWDMNLLAAAYAGIVTSSISYYVQGLVIKSRGPVFATAFSPLMMIIVAIMGSFILAEKIFLGGVLGAILIVAGLYSVLWGKYKENLEKKQEEEIPEAIKGAQGNSNGLSIIEDIQTNDIEMQKAEAKKLSSVAISMPIPEPPMKADQDPKA